One segment of Triticum aestivum cultivar Chinese Spring chromosome 2A, IWGSC CS RefSeq v2.1, whole genome shotgun sequence DNA contains the following:
- the LOC123184632 gene encoding xyloglucan endotransglucosylase/hydrolase protein 15, which produces MGKPEALAAVLVALASVLGLVSGGNFLEECDATWEPQNCWTYDGGNSLSLALVSNSSGSMIRSKRQFIYGTVSTMIQLVKGDSAGTVTTYYTSSVGDDHDEIDFEFLGNETGQPYTLHTNVYAAGVGGKEMQFRPWFDPTDGYHNYTISWTPCMLVWYVDGTPIRAFRNYEHAHGVAFPTSRPMYAYSSIWAAEDWATQGGRVRADWSRAPFVASYRGIDLDVCECYGGDCVYTCAGAFGACGGLTGDQRGKMRWVQDNYRIYDYCADQEAGKVPGVECTLPQY; this is translated from the exons ATGGGGAAGCCGGAAGCGTTGGCTGCAGTGCTAGTAGCTCTTGCCTCGGTTCTTGGCCTCGTGTCCGGCGGCAACTTCTTGGAGGAATGCGACGCTACGTGGGAGCCCCAGAACTGCTGGACCTATGACGGCGGCAAcagcctctccctcgccctcgtcaGCAACTCCTCAG GCTCGATGATCCGGTCCAAGCGGCAGTTTATATACGGGACGGTGTCGACCATGATCCAGCTCGTTAAGGGCGACTCCGCTGGCACCGTCACGACGTACTAC ACATCCTCGGTGGGGGACGACCACGACGAGATCGACTTCGAGTTCCTGGGGAACGAGACGGGGCAGCCCTACACGCTGCACACCAACGTCTACGCCGCCGGCGTCGGCGGCAAGGAGATGCAGTTCCGCCCCTGGTTCGACCCCACCGACGGCTACCACAACTACACCATCTCCTGGACGCCCTGCATGCTCGTCTGGTACGTCGACGGGACGCCCATCAGGGCGTTCCGCAACTACGAGCACGCCCACGGCGTGGCGTTCCCGACGAGCCGCCCCATGTACGCCTACTCCAGCATCTGGGCGGCCGAGGACTGGGCCACGCAGGGTGGCCGCGTCAGGGCCGACTGGAGTCGCGCGCCCTTCGTCGCCAGCTACCGCGGCATTGATCTTGATGTTTGCGAGTGCTACGGCGGCGACTGCGTCTACACCTGCGCCGGGGCGTTCGGGGCCTGCGGCGGGCTCACCGGCGACCAGCGGGGGAAGATGCGGTGGGTGCAGGACAATTACAGAATCTACGACTACTGCGCGGATCAGGAGGCCGGCAAGGTACCCGGCGTCGAGTGCACCCTGCCGCAGTACTGA